In Macaca fascicularis isolate 582-1 chromosome 15, T2T-MFA8v1.1, one genomic interval encodes:
- the ST6GALNAC4 gene encoding alpha-N-acetyl-neuraminyl-2,3-beta-galactosyl-1,3-N-acetyl-galactosaminide alpha-2,6-sialyltransferase isoform X2 translates to MKAPGRLVLIILCSVVFSAVYFLLCCWAGLPLCLATCLDHHFSTDSRPTVPGPLHFSGYSSVPDGKPLVREPCRSCAVVSSSGQMLGSGLGAEIDGAECVFRMNQAPTVGFEADVGQRSTLRVISHTSVPLLLRNYSHYFQKARDTLYVVYTFTERMMAYCDQIFQDETGKNRRQSGSFLSTGWFTMILALELCEEIVVYGMVSDSYCREKSHPSVPYHYFEKGRLDECQMYLAHEQAPRSAHRFITEKAVFSRWAKKRPIVFAHPSWRTE, encoded by the exons GGTCGGCTCGTGCTCATCATCCTGTGCTCTGTGGTCTTCTCTGCCGTCTACTTCCTCCTGTGCTGCTGGGCCGGCCTGCCTCTCTGCCTGGCCACCTGCCTGGACCACCACTTCTCCACAGACTCCAGGCCCACTGTGCCGGGCCCCTTGCACTTCAGTGGATATAGCAGTGTGCCAGATGGGAAG CCGCTGGTCCGCGAGCCCTGCCGCAGCTGTGCTGTGGTGTCCAGCTCCGGCCAGATGCTGGGCTCAGGCCTGGGTGCTGAGATCGACGGTGCCGAGTGCGTATTCCGCATGAACCAAGCGCCCACCGTGGGCTTTGAGGCGGACGTGGGCCAGCGCAGTACCCTGCGTGTCATCTCACACACAAGCGTGCCGCTGCTGCTGCGCAACTACTCACACTACTTCCAGAAGGCCCGAGACACGCTCTACGTG GTGTACACCTTCACTGAGCGCATGATGGCCTACTGCGACCAAATCTTCCAAGACGAGACGGGCAAGAACCG GAGGCAGTCGGGCTCCTTCCTCAGCACCGGCTGGTTCACCATGATCCTCGCGCTGGAGCTGTGTGAGGAGATCGTGGTCTATGGGATGGTCAGCGACAGCTACTGCAG GGAGAAGAGCCACCCCTCAGTGCCTTACCACTACTTCGAGAAGGGCCGACTGGATGAATGTCAGATGTACCTGGCACACGAGCAGGCGCCCCGAAGCGCCCACCGCTTCATCACTGAGAAGGCAGTCTTCTCCCGCTGGGCCAAGAAGAGGCCCATCGTGTTCGCCCATCCGTCCTGGAGGACTGAGTAG
- the ST6GALNAC4 gene encoding alpha-N-acetyl-neuraminyl-2,3-beta-galactosyl-1,3-N-acetyl-galactosaminide alpha-2,6-sialyltransferase isoform X1 yields the protein MKAPGRLVLIILCSVVFSAVYFLLCCWAGLPLCLATCLDHHFSTDSRPTVPGPLHFSGYSSVPDGKPLVREPCRSCAVVSSSGQMLGSGLGAEIDGAECVFRMNQAPTVGFEADVGQRSTLRVISHTSVPLLLRNYSHYFQKARDTLYVVWGQGRHMDRVLGGRTYRTLLQLTRMYPGLQVYTFTERMMAYCDQIFQDETGKNRRQSGSFLSTGWFTMILALELCEEIVVYGMVSDSYCREKSHPSVPYHYFEKGRLDECQMYLAHEQAPRSAHRFITEKAVFSRWAKKRPIVFAHPSWRTE from the exons GGTCGGCTCGTGCTCATCATCCTGTGCTCTGTGGTCTTCTCTGCCGTCTACTTCCTCCTGTGCTGCTGGGCCGGCCTGCCTCTCTGCCTGGCCACCTGCCTGGACCACCACTTCTCCACAGACTCCAGGCCCACTGTGCCGGGCCCCTTGCACTTCAGTGGATATAGCAGTGTGCCAGATGGGAAG CCGCTGGTCCGCGAGCCCTGCCGCAGCTGTGCTGTGGTGTCCAGCTCCGGCCAGATGCTGGGCTCAGGCCTGGGTGCTGAGATCGACGGTGCCGAGTGCGTATTCCGCATGAACCAAGCGCCCACCGTGGGCTTTGAGGCGGACGTGGGCCAGCGCAGTACCCTGCGTGTCATCTCACACACAAGCGTGCCGCTGCTGCTGCGCAACTACTCACACTACTTCCAGAAGGCCCGAGACACGCTCTACGTGGTATGGGGCCAGGGCAGGCACATGGACCGGGTGCTCGGCGGCCGCACCTACCGCACGCTGCTGCAGCTCACCAGGATGTACCCCGGCCTGCAGGTGTACACCTTCACTGAGCGCATGATGGCCTACTGCGACCAAATCTTCCAAGACGAGACGGGCAAGAACCG GAGGCAGTCGGGCTCCTTCCTCAGCACCGGCTGGTTCACCATGATCCTCGCGCTGGAGCTGTGTGAGGAGATCGTGGTCTATGGGATGGTCAGCGACAGCTACTGCAG GGAGAAGAGCCACCCCTCAGTGCCTTACCACTACTTCGAGAAGGGCCGACTGGATGAATGTCAGATGTACCTGGCACACGAGCAGGCGCCCCGAAGCGCCCACCGCTTCATCACTGAGAAGGCAGTCTTCTCCCGCTGGGCCAAGAAGAGGCCCATCGTGTTCGCCCATCCGTCCTGGAGGACTGAGTAG